The Chloroflexota bacterium genomic sequence GACCCAAACACCCAATCTATAGGGGTGATTAGGAATGTTGAGGTATGACCCTACGGCAAGAGGTCGCGTGTAGAGATACCGCTTCCTTCGATGATGCTCCGCAATGTTCCCAAAGGAAGCTGTTTGCCTTTGTGATAGGGAACAATGACGTGCTTCCCGGATTCCGGATTACGCCATTTCTGGTGGCTACCCCTCTGGGAGACGAGGTGGAATCCATGCCGACGGAGCGCGCGATTTACCTCATCAGCAGTCAGCCGCGGGAGCCGTGGCGCCATCAGGCTGCTACTTCAACCTCATGCACTTTCCCCTTCGATTTCAAAGGGATTGGCTCGAGATAAAGCGCGATGGCCTCTTTGATATTCGCCAGGGCCTCTTGTTCAGTATCCCCTGCGCTCGCGCAGCCTGGCAATTCCGGGCAATAAACGCCGTAGCTCTTTGTTTCCGGGTCGAATTCGACCACAGCTCGGAACTTCATCCCTCGGGTTTGTCTCTTTATTCCCATGAAGATACTCCTGGGTGGGACTAGCAGAGCAACGCACCATCACTTACGATCTTACTCTGCGTACGTCCACACGGACACGTGTTCACAAGGGAAGGCGCTTCCCTACCGCCCCTTGAACTCCGGCTTGCGCTTCTCTCGGAAGGCCGTCACCGCCTCGCGGCTGTCCTCCGTGTGGACGGAGAGGGCCTCCACCGCCAGGCTGAACTCCAGCACGTTGTTGATGCTCTGCCAGATGGTGCGGTTGATCGCCATCTTGGTCCAGCGCACCGCCGGCCCGGGGCCGTTGGCCATCTTGCGCGCGTAGCCCAGCGCCGCTTCCATGAGCTTCTCCGGCGGCACCACGTGGTTCACCAGGCCGATGCGCTCCGCCTCCTTGGCCTCCACGTACTCGCCCGCCATCAGGTACTCCTTGGCGCGCGCCGGGCCCACGAGCAGCGGCCAGATGACGCAGCCGCCATCGCCCGCCACCAGGCCCATGTTCACATGGGTATCGCCGATGCGCGCCGTCTCCGACATGTAGATGACATCGCACATAAGGGCGATGGATGCCCCCAGCCCCGCCGCCGGGCCGTTGATGGCGCCGATGATGGGCACCTCGCAGTTGGCGAAGCGCTGGATGAGCCACTTGGGCCCGCGCAGGATATAGGAGGGGCCCTTTTCGCCCGGGTCCTGGCTCATATCCTTCATATCGCCGCCGGCGCAGAAGGCCTGCCCCGCGCCGGTGAGGACGATGGCGCGCACATCCGGGTCCTTGTT encodes the following:
- a CDS encoding addiction module toxin, HicA family, whose translation is MAPRLPRLTADEVNRALRRHGFHLVSQRGSHQKWRNPESGKHVIVPYHKGKQLPLGTLRSIIEGSGISTRDLLP
- a CDS encoding type II toxin-antitoxin system HicB family antitoxin, encoding MKFRAVVEFDPETKSYGVYCPELPGCASAGDTEQEALANIKEAIALYLEPIPLKSKGKVHEVEVAA
- a CDS encoding enoyl-CoA hydratase, with the protein product MAAPIDYSKFGPMGLDIQMKEPRILVATLNRPDKRNAVNATLHTALEDFLHIVNKDPDVRAIVLTGAGQAFCAGGDMKDMSQDPGEKGPSYILRGPKWLIQRFANCEVPIIGAINGPAAGLGASIALMCDVIYMSETARIGDTHVNMGLVAGDGGCVIWPLLVGPARAKEYLMAGEYVEAKEAERIGLVNHVVPPEKLMEAALGYARKMANGPGPAVRWTKMAINRTIWQSINNVLEFSLAVEALSVHTEDSREAVTAFREKRKPEFKGR